One segment of Funiculus sociatus GB2-C1 DNA contains the following:
- a CDS encoding BrnA antitoxin family protein: MSGNDLNNTSRTNWEALESMSDDDINYSDIPPLTDEFFEKAMLRVPAAEAKNLVQLDKDVMAWFQSQGSEYKTLINAVLRRHIESSGNQQLV, translated from the coding sequence ATGAGCGGCAACGATTTGAACAATACCTCGCGTACTAATTGGGAAGCGTTGGAATCAATGTCAGATGATGATATTAACTATTCTGATATTCCACCATTGACTGATGAGTTTTTTGAAAAGGCAATGCTGCGAGTTCCGGCGGCTGAGGCAAAAAATTTGGTTCAGTTAGACAAAGACGTGATGGCTTGGTTTCAATCCCAAGGTTCAGAGTATAAAACGCTCATTAACGCAGTTTTGCGCCGCCACATTGAGAGCAGTGGCAATCAACAACTTGTCTGA